A section of the Prochlorococcus sp. MIT 1341 genome encodes:
- a CDS encoding glycosyltransferase family 4 protein — protein MVATNNKLINIFYGGFLHMGGGAYTHAQLLANALKELDYHVALYKLDDLPILIKYLPHCLLRLFNFISPGYGFIVKGNAIRLLYNIFLRKPSFIDIYEDIYIAPKNQLNAITVLHALWTDNLQSHDLNRDSVNKLLNAEYEKINTLRHPLVTVSSQYSYYLRNSHFSPRLIKALNVVELGIDLKEVQSYKTLKSIPNDFHSLCFCGSLEPRKNLPFLLEILKLLVIKDPLFQLVIVGDGPLRDYLVTFSRAHHLPVTFTGKLNRTKMLETISRQDIMVHTSTKESFSLALLEAKALGLYTIAHSSLEVPSKFVDIRMDDYNPSSWARRITSFTPKQYPESDLSHYSSIRMAQETLQLLNGALEL, from the coding sequence ATGGTCGCTACAAATAATAAGTTAATAAATATATTCTATGGTGGATTTCTACACATGGGGGGAGGTGCATATACCCATGCTCAATTGTTAGCCAATGCGTTGAAAGAACTTGATTATCATGTTGCTTTGTATAAACTCGATGATTTGCCAATCTTAATCAAGTACTTACCACACTGCTTGCTTCGACTTTTTAATTTTATAAGCCCTGGTTACGGATTTATAGTAAAGGGAAATGCCATAAGATTACTTTATAATATTTTTTTACGAAAACCCTCTTTTATTGATATTTATGAGGATATATACATAGCACCAAAAAATCAGTTGAATGCAATAACTGTTTTACATGCTCTCTGGACTGATAATTTGCAAAGCCACGACTTGAATCGGGATTCCGTCAATAAATTATTAAATGCTGAATACGAAAAAATCAATACTTTACGCCATCCATTAGTAACTGTTTCAAGTCAATATAGTTACTATTTAAGGAATTCACACTTTAGTCCAAGATTAATAAAAGCCTTAAATGTAGTTGAACTAGGAATTGATTTGAAGGAAGTACAATCTTATAAAACATTGAAAAGTATACCCAATGACTTTCACTCTCTTTGTTTTTGTGGATCTCTTGAACCAAGAAAAAATTTACCCTTTCTTCTTGAAATACTGAAATTATTGGTAATAAAAGATCCTTTATTTCAACTAGTTATTGTCGGTGACGGACCTTTAAGAGATTATTTGGTAACTTTTTCTAGGGCCCATCATTTACCCGTCACCTTTACTGGAAAACTAAATAGAACAAAAATGTTGGAAACAATTTCACGTCAGGACATAATGGTACATACCTCTACTAAAGAGTCATTTTCTTTGGCTTTGCTAGAAGCAAAAGCCTTGGGTTTGTATACAATTGCCCATTCAAGCTTAGAAGTACCCAGTAAATTTGTTGATATAAGAATGGATGACTATAACCCTTCATCATGGGCTCGAAGAATCACTTCTTTTACACCAAAGCAATATCCAGAAAGTGATCTTTCGCACTACTCTTCAATACGTATGGCTCAAGAAACACTCCAATTACTCAATGGAGCACTTGAACTATAG
- a CDS encoding VTC domain-containing protein — translation MRYENKYELRSGYHKSIPTFLKCKSFTEIYPERIVNSLYYDDEQLNLYANSQNGISSRYKIRLRYYNLGESGYIVEKKVKEEDLNYKKVLTSEDSHFASLKPITSTYINLEIPNLIIPSTINIIYSPKVFVSYCRRYFLSPDKGLRITIDSRISFFHAKNTNKEIEIKKKRVLSQSILELKYDATYTPSIKFISSITSEFGLILSRSSKYCRGLSMHYSL, via the coding sequence ATGAGATACGAGAATAAATATGAATTAAGAAGTGGGTACCATAAGTCAATTCCAACTTTTCTAAAATGTAAAAGCTTTACAGAGATATACCCTGAAAGAATTGTAAACAGCTTGTACTATGACGATGAGCAACTAAATCTTTATGCTAACTCTCAAAACGGAATCAGCTCAAGATACAAGATCAGATTAAGGTATTACAATCTTGGGGAAAGTGGCTATATAGTCGAAAAGAAAGTAAAGGAGGAAGATTTGAACTACAAGAAAGTTTTGACCTCAGAAGATAGCCATTTTGCCTCTTTAAAACCAATAACCTCAACTTATATAAATTTAGAAATCCCAAATCTAATAATTCCTTCAACCATAAACATAATATATTCTCCAAAAGTTTTTGTAAGTTATTGTAGAAGATATTTCTTGTCACCAGACAAAGGTCTAAGAATTACAATTGATAGTCGTATAAGTTTCTTTCATGCTAAAAATACTAATAAAGAAATAGAAATAAAAAAGAAGAGAGTGCTAAGTCAAAGTATCTTAGAGCTTAAATATGATGCAACATATACACCTAGCATAAAATTCATTAGCTCCATTACTAGTGAATTTGGTTTAATTCTGAGTAGATCATCTAAATACTGCAGAGGATTGTCAATGCATTACTCCCTCTAA
- a CDS encoding CotH kinase family protein yields the protein MKIVVKGQLGKKLTKRKKYIFSFALVSYTFLIAFAANYILKGSRDLSLRTYLTKELQRVSRAPGNYVKAILTPSNDLVLDIKHKDILKINNDRQEALKYGELFSSNSDWVNATGTYKNEKYRFKLRLKGAMPRHWADDEFWSFKLKVRDGKTLFGMKRFSLQHPSRRVWMNEWFFHQILRYVGIISSRYSFTPLVINGKRYPVYAVEESFDKYLIENNNRREGPIFKLSNRKGPDERRVEELIFYQYDKYIADEKMSKLLKRAEWLINGYLSGELKASEVFDIDLMAKSVAIMDLLGHKHALYFTNIRYYLNPITGLIEPIPFDNQYVGQISKIGLIGENINQVLYLENSMPYDYLENSINKTGFRTSKIISLMFSDYDFIQSYGSALQLVSDSSWLTNFFANTDKSALEEISLLRRSNPFYQYEHKNLLFDNQNYIRSIIRPRRGLRSSYSQNNHAEGLYPISVSNFHTLPLEITSLVGRDGDIIPIDNEPIYIGNRPKKCIDLNCTTMVRSGNIYQELSLKLKKDGYKINNLGDFSLLLRVPGSDFTFKSQLFPTNMSIHDNNALSNLLKLQFIDVNENTKIIKVKKGSWTINNKLIIPKGYVFYIEPDTILNLINSASIISYSPVHFVGEEKSPIIFKSEDRTGQGISVIRAPSISNLSNLIIQDLGSLFVGGISLTGSVTFYESDVNIDSVVFDSNTSEDALNIIRSNFNIKNSSFYNTFSDAIDFDFSSGNVDNLEFQNIGNDGIDLSGTKANISNIRMLTVGDKGLSVGEKSQALIKNITIGNSLIGIASKDKSKLEGEGILIQSAKIGVAVYQKKPEYGPSSARLTDLKFKNTNARILAEVFSNVYINNQKIESNSKNTFDYLYPE from the coding sequence ATGAAGATTGTAGTAAAGGGTCAATTAGGGAAAAAGTTGACTAAGAGGAAAAAATATATTTTTTCCTTTGCGTTAGTTAGTTATACTTTCCTAATTGCTTTTGCAGCAAATTATATTTTGAAAGGAAGTAGGGACTTGTCTTTAAGAACATATCTTACTAAGGAGTTACAACGTGTAAGTAGAGCTCCAGGTAATTATGTTAAAGCAATTTTAACCCCTTCAAATGATTTAGTTTTAGATATCAAGCATAAGGATATTTTAAAAATAAATAATGACAGGCAGGAAGCTTTGAAATATGGAGAACTCTTTTCATCAAATTCTGATTGGGTAAATGCCACAGGCACATATAAAAATGAGAAATATAGGTTCAAATTAAGATTAAAGGGAGCTATGCCAAGGCATTGGGCGGATGATGAATTTTGGTCTTTCAAGCTAAAAGTTAGAGATGGTAAAACGTTATTTGGTATGAAAAGGTTTTCTCTTCAACACCCTTCTCGTCGAGTTTGGATGAATGAATGGTTTTTTCATCAAATTCTTAGGTATGTTGGGATCATATCGTCTAGGTATTCCTTTACTCCATTAGTTATTAATGGTAAAAGATATCCTGTTTATGCAGTTGAGGAAAGTTTTGATAAATATTTAATAGAAAATAATAACAGAAGAGAAGGCCCTATATTTAAACTTTCCAATAGAAAGGGACCTGATGAGAGAAGAGTTGAGGAATTAATCTTCTACCAATATGATAAATATATTGCTGATGAAAAGATGAGTAAACTTTTAAAAAGAGCTGAATGGTTAATAAATGGTTACTTAAGTGGAGAACTTAAGGCTTCAGAAGTATTTGATATAGATTTAATGGCTAAATCTGTAGCCATTATGGATTTGTTAGGCCACAAGCATGCGTTGTATTTTACCAACATTAGATATTATCTAAACCCAATTACAGGACTCATTGAGCCCATACCGTTTGATAATCAATATGTAGGGCAAATAAGTAAAATTGGCCTAATAGGAGAAAATATTAACCAGGTTCTTTATCTTGAGAACTCAATGCCTTATGATTATTTAGAGAACTCTATTAATAAAACAGGATTTCGCACTTCAAAAATCATATCTTTGATGTTTTCTGATTATGATTTTATACAATCATATGGATCAGCTTTACAGTTAGTATCTGATTCTTCTTGGCTGACCAATTTTTTTGCTAATACAGATAAAAGTGCTTTAGAAGAAATTTCCCTCTTACGACGAAGTAACCCTTTTTATCAGTATGAACATAAAAATCTCCTTTTTGATAATCAAAATTATATTAGATCTATTATAAGACCTAGAAGAGGTTTACGTTCCTCTTATTCACAGAACAATCATGCAGAGGGACTTTATCCTATAAGTGTTTCAAATTTTCATACACTACCACTTGAAATAACTTCCTTGGTGGGTAGAGATGGAGACATCATTCCAATAGACAATGAGCCTATTTACATTGGTAATAGACCTAAGAAATGTATTGACCTTAATTGTACAACCATGGTAAGAAGTGGAAACATTTATCAGGAACTATCCCTAAAATTAAAAAAAGATGGCTACAAGATTAATAATCTAGGTGATTTTAGTCTTCTTTTAAGAGTTCCTGGTAGTGACTTTACCTTTAAATCCCAACTTTTCCCAACTAATATGTCCATCCATGATAATAATGCGTTGTCAAATCTACTTAAATTACAGTTCATTGATGTCAATGAAAACACTAAAATAATTAAAGTTAAGAAGGGTTCATGGACAATAAATAATAAACTAATCATCCCCAAAGGTTATGTTTTTTACATTGAGCCTGATACCATTTTAAATTTAATTAATTCTGCTTCAATTATAAGTTACTCCCCTGTCCATTTTGTTGGAGAGGAAAAATCACCTATAATCTTCAAATCAGAAGATAGAACTGGTCAGGGAATATCAGTTATTAGAGCTCCTTCAATATCTAATTTAAGCAATTTAATTATTCAAGATCTTGGCTCTCTTTTTGTTGGGGGTATATCACTTACTGGTAGTGTTACTTTTTATGAGTCTGATGTTAATATTGATTCAGTAGTTTTTGATAGCAATACATCTGAGGATGCTCTTAATATTATTCGGTCTAACTTTAATATAAAAAATTCAAGCTTTTATAATACCTTTTCCGATGCAATTGATTTTGACTTTAGTTCCGGTAATGTTGATAATCTAGAATTCCAGAATATTGGTAATGATGGTATAGATTTATCTGGTACAAAAGCAAACATCTCAAATATTAGGATGTTAACCGTGGGAGATAAAGGTTTAAGTGTGGGAGAGAAATCACAAGCACTAATAAAAAATATCACTATTGGTAATTCACTAATTGGCATCGCAAGTAAGGATAAATCGAAGCTTGAAGGAGAAGGTATACTTATTCAATCAGCCAAAATAGGAGTAGCCGTTTACCAAAAGAAGCCCGAGTATGGGCCAAGTTCGGCTAGATTAACTGATTTAAAGTTCAAAAATACAAATGCAAGAATACTTGCAGAAGTGTTTTCAAATGTCTATATTAATAACCAAAAGATTGAATCCAATAGTAAAAATACCTTCGACTATCTTTATCCCGAATAA
- a CDS encoding glycosyltransferase, with protein MKAYKTLKILVVTPTYGLSGVPLAQSRLSKALAEEGHNVTLMIGNNNQSFTLQKIPSIRRIILNKSRVIAMFFPILKYFLSYQTDVVFTAEDHLNTVVLAAAILSNTKAKIVCSSRVTPYDTFSDDFFTKRWVLKILVQLVSFRADLFTCVSEDMVSQYKQIFPSSRHVCVYNIIATHDSLKSASEPVDHPWLSNKSKPVFIAAGMLEPWKGFDTLVQSFSAVVKVTPSRLIILGNGSQKARLLDLASELGISEYVDFPGYTYNPYSYFSKSDIFVLSSRVEGMPNVLIEAMLCGCTPVATNCPTGPSEVLKNEKYGYLCPVDNVSAMTDKLLFALSTPLPQKLLREGITAFTKRNVLDVYGKLLKYEFINPNSGISNEII; from the coding sequence ATGAAAGCCTATAAAACTCTAAAAATCCTTGTTGTGACACCGACATATGGCCTTTCGGGAGTTCCCCTAGCTCAATCAAGATTGTCAAAGGCTTTGGCCGAGGAAGGTCATAATGTAACTTTAATGATAGGGAATAACAATCAATCTTTTACGTTACAAAAAATCCCATCTATTAGGCGTATTATTTTAAATAAGTCACGTGTTATAGCGATGTTTTTTCCAATATTAAAATATTTTTTAAGTTACCAGACCGATGTTGTATTTACCGCAGAAGATCATCTTAATACTGTTGTTTTAGCAGCGGCAATTTTATCTAATACGAAAGCTAAGATTGTTTGCTCAAGTCGTGTTACGCCATACGATACTTTTTCAGATGATTTTTTCACTAAACGCTGGGTATTGAAAATTCTTGTACAGCTGGTTTCGTTTAGAGCAGACCTTTTTACTTGTGTCTCTGAAGATATGGTAAGTCAATATAAACAGATATTTCCTTCATCCAGACACGTCTGTGTTTATAATATTATCGCCACTCATGATTCTCTTAAGTCAGCATCAGAACCTGTAGACCACCCATGGCTATCCAATAAAAGTAAACCTGTATTTATAGCAGCAGGCATGCTTGAACCTTGGAAAGGTTTTGATACTTTAGTTCAATCTTTTTCAGCTGTCGTGAAAGTTACGCCTTCTAGACTAATTATATTAGGAAATGGCTCACAAAAAGCTCGTCTTTTGGATCTTGCCAGTGAACTAGGTATAAGCGAATATGTTGATTTCCCTGGTTATACATATAACCCATATTCCTACTTTTCTAAGTCTGATATTTTTGTTCTTTCTTCAAGAGTAGAGGGCATGCCAAACGTTCTTATTGAAGCAATGCTCTGTGGGTGTACTCCAGTTGCAACAAATTGCCCAACAGGACCATCAGAGGTTTTGAAAAATGAGAAATATGGTTACCTTTGCCCTGTGGATAATGTGTCCGCTATGACTGATAAACTTTTATTTGCTTTAAGTACTCCCTTGCCTCAGAAGCTTTTAAGAGAAGGCATAACAGCTTTTACCAAGCGGAATGTTCTTGACGTATATGGTAAATTATTAAAATATGAGTTTATAAATCCTAATTCCGGAATCTCTAATGAAATCATCTGA
- a CDS encoding DUF4956 domain-containing protein: MLIFFITSLPVDSLIKSSVNLTFLEGLYILIFSLAGGLYLRLLYKRFALTFSSKVNFGNTLCVVTIGVASMVAVVKSSLALSLGLVGALSVIRFRTAIKEPYNLGFILLSICLGISIGASQYLFGVMVAIVGSIAIGYAYLSSQRQRKNKQSNIDDIDTIAITLPAEGTLDELHLLLSQSSSYYSIISLDQENGKPIDLVINIKFEGIESLSSLKDNFFKKYPDSRFSFYNTPEI, encoded by the coding sequence GTGTTGATTTTCTTTATAACGAGTCTTCCAGTAGATTCTTTAATCAAATCTTCGGTAAATCTTACATTTCTTGAAGGCCTTTATATCTTAATCTTCTCATTGGCTGGAGGACTATACCTACGTCTATTGTATAAAAGATTTGCACTCACATTCTCATCTAAAGTAAATTTTGGTAATACACTTTGTGTAGTAACTATTGGCGTTGCATCAATGGTTGCAGTTGTTAAGTCATCTCTAGCTTTGTCTCTTGGGTTAGTGGGTGCCTTATCAGTGATTCGCTTTAGAACAGCCATCAAGGAACCGTATAATTTAGGTTTTATACTTTTATCTATCTGCCTAGGTATCTCAATAGGAGCATCGCAATACCTCTTCGGGGTAATGGTTGCAATAGTGGGATCAATTGCAATTGGATATGCCTATTTATCAAGTCAAAGGCAACGAAAAAATAAGCAGTCTAATATTGATGATATTGATACTATTGCTATAACACTACCCGCAGAAGGAACATTAGATGAACTTCATTTATTGCTTTCTCAGAGCAGTAGCTATTACTCTATTATTTCACTTGACCAAGAAAATGGTAAACCAATTGATCTGGTTATTAATATAAAATTTGAGGGTATAGAATCATTATCTAGTCTAAAAGATAATTTCTTTAAAAAATATCCAGACTCTCGTTTTAGTTTTTACAATACTCCAGAGATATAG
- a CDS encoding DUF2862 domain-containing protein — translation MSQAATNLRVGSKVRVNLDSVKERIPGNLVELLKKDPRGTLVDFKMTDGMGIGVVLEFSDGSISWFFENEITN, via the coding sequence ATGTCCCAGGCTGCCACTAATTTGCGAGTCGGATCTAAGGTCCGAGTAAATCTTGATAGCGTCAAGGAACGCATCCCAGGAAATCTGGTAGAGCTTCTCAAAAAAGACCCCCGCGGCACTCTTGTCGACTTCAAAATGACTGATGGGATGGGGATCGGCGTTGTTCTTGAATTCAGTGATGGCTCTATCAGCTGGTTCTTTGAAAACGAAATCACTAACTAA
- a CDS encoding Nif11 family protein yields the protein MSARELERFIFKVNQLNLVVELIEREPEKRDLLERCDTHDQVVSLARDWGFEIGRRWGEE from the coding sequence ATGTCTGCTAGGGAGCTAGAGCGCTTCATTTTTAAAGTTAATCAACTTAATCTAGTTGTTGAATTAATTGAACGTGAGCCTGAAAAAAGAGATTTGTTGGAAAGATGTGATACTCATGATCAAGTTGTTTCCCTAGCTAGGGATTGGGGTTTTGAGATTGGTCGGCGCTGGGGAGAGGAGTAG
- the ubiE gene encoding bifunctional demethylmenaquinone methyltransferase/2-methoxy-6-polyprenyl-1,4-benzoquinol methylase UbiE, with the protein MKPGNPQAVEQLFNDVAANYDFLNDLLSLGLHRLWKRKLLSWVEPLKGQRWVDLCCGTGDMTFSLARKVFPGGEVLGLDSALKTLEIARLRSKKENELSISWKLADALNTGLPSSFFDGGVMAYGLRNLSDPARGLAELRRLLRPGARAGVLDFNPLISGSFGESFQRLYLRKLVVPVSGAFGLKEQYAYLEESLKDFPDGKTQEHLALKAGFAKASHTAIAFGQMGLLRLTA; encoded by the coding sequence GTGAAACCTGGAAATCCACAAGCTGTAGAGCAACTTTTTAATGATGTTGCTGCAAACTATGACTTCCTAAATGACCTACTTAGTTTGGGCCTTCATAGACTTTGGAAAAGAAAGCTTCTGTCTTGGGTGGAGCCCTTGAAGGGGCAGAGATGGGTGGACCTTTGTTGTGGAACAGGTGATATGACTTTCTCCTTAGCTCGGAAAGTCTTTCCTGGAGGGGAGGTTCTAGGCCTCGATTCGGCTTTAAAGACTCTCGAGATCGCAAGGCTGCGCTCTAAAAAGGAGAATGAGCTTTCTATTTCTTGGAAACTTGCAGACGCACTGAATACAGGATTACCTTCCTCTTTTTTTGATGGAGGAGTAATGGCATATGGATTGCGCAACCTTTCTGATCCGGCAAGAGGCTTGGCAGAGTTAAGACGTCTTTTGAGGCCAGGTGCAAGGGCTGGGGTTCTTGATTTCAATCCATTAATATCTGGGTCATTTGGTGAGTCTTTTCAAAGGTTATATTTAAGAAAATTAGTGGTTCCAGTAAGCGGGGCTTTTGGGCTGAAAGAGCAATACGCGTATTTGGAGGAAAGTTTGAAAGATTTTCCTGATGGCAAGACTCAAGAACACTTAGCTCTTAAAGCAGGGTTTGCTAAGGCTTCTCATACGGCTATAGCATTTGGTCAGATGGGCTTACTTCGATTGACTGCCTAG
- the hisF gene encoding imidazole glycerol phosphate synthase subunit HisF, whose protein sequence is MVALRLIPCLDVANGRVVKGVNFVGLRDAGDPVELACRYSSAGADELVFLDIAASHEGRSTLVELVRRTAEAVTIPFTVGGGISSLEGITQLLRAGADKISLNSSAVKNPELISEGAERFGSQCIVVAIDARRREPDSLSWEVYVKGGRESTGLDVVNWAKKVAALGAGEILLTSMDGDGTQSGYDLELNRIISEQVPIPVIASGGAGSIGDIFDVLTQGSASAALLASLLHDGVLSIEQIKAELIMRSLNIRPLESK, encoded by the coding sequence ATGGTCGCTCTTCGTTTGATTCCTTGCCTAGATGTTGCCAATGGGCGTGTGGTCAAGGGAGTGAATTTTGTAGGGCTACGTGATGCAGGGGACCCTGTTGAATTGGCTTGTCGATATAGCTCTGCAGGAGCTGATGAATTAGTTTTTCTTGATATTGCAGCCAGTCATGAAGGTAGATCAACACTTGTAGAACTGGTGCGACGAACTGCAGAGGCAGTAACTATTCCTTTTACTGTTGGTGGAGGGATTAGTTCTTTGGAAGGAATAACACAATTGCTTAGAGCTGGAGCAGATAAAATTAGCCTTAACTCTTCAGCTGTTAAAAACCCAGAATTGATTTCAGAAGGTGCCGAACGGTTTGGTTCGCAATGCATAGTTGTAGCTATTGACGCTAGGCGGAGGGAGCCTGATTCTTTAAGTTGGGAAGTATATGTAAAGGGAGGGCGAGAGAGCACAGGTTTAGATGTTGTCAACTGGGCTAAGAAAGTTGCAGCTTTGGGTGCTGGAGAAATTCTTTTGACTTCTATGGATGGAGATGGTACCCAAAGTGGATATGACCTTGAGCTCAATAGAATTATTTCTGAGCAAGTTCCCATACCAGTAATAGCCTCAGGGGGTGCAGGCTCTATAGGGGATATCTTTGATGTTTTAACTCAAGGTTCAGCATCAGCAGCGCTATTAGCTTCTTTACTACATGATGGTGTACTTTCTATAGAACAAATCAAGGCAGAATTAATAATGAGATCCCTAAATATAAGGCCTCTCGAAAGTAAATGA
- the chlG gene encoding chlorophyll synthase ChlG, producing MSDARQLLGIKGASGTTNIWKLRLQLMKPVTWIPLLWGVICGAAASGNYHWQISNVIASLACMLMSGPFLAGYTQTINDYYDREIDAINEPYRPIPSGAISLIQVKIQIWVLLLAGLGVAYGLDAWAGHTTPSVLLLALGGSLVSFIYSAPPLKLKQNGWIGNYALGASYIALPWWAGQALFGNLTWTTALLTLAYSLAGLGIAVINDFKSVEGDKELGLQSLPVVFGIKKASWISAGMIDIFQLVMVAVLILIGQKFASVLLILLIIPQMTFQDIWLLRDPLKYDVKYQASAQPFLILGMLVTAIAIGHSPLIQAL from the coding sequence GTGAGTGACGCCAGACAGCTTCTCGGTATCAAGGGCGCCTCAGGAACAACCAACATATGGAAGTTGCGCCTGCAGTTGATGAAACCAGTTACCTGGATACCACTCCTTTGGGGGGTTATCTGTGGGGCTGCTGCCAGCGGTAATTACCATTGGCAAATAAGTAATGTAATTGCCTCTTTAGCATGCATGCTGATGAGTGGGCCCTTCCTGGCTGGTTATACCCAGACGATCAATGACTATTACGACAGAGAAATCGATGCAATTAATGAACCTTATAGACCAATCCCATCAGGTGCAATATCTCTTATTCAAGTAAAGATTCAAATTTGGGTACTGCTTCTCGCTGGACTAGGTGTTGCTTATGGTCTTGATGCTTGGGCTGGCCATACCACCCCATCAGTCTTACTTCTTGCTTTAGGTGGCTCTTTAGTGAGCTTTATATATTCAGCCCCCCCTCTAAAGCTCAAGCAAAATGGTTGGATAGGCAACTACGCCCTAGGGGCTAGCTATATTGCCCTGCCGTGGTGGGCAGGGCAAGCATTATTTGGCAACCTTACATGGACAACAGCTCTTCTAACTCTTGCCTATAGCCTCGCCGGCCTTGGTATAGCAGTAATCAATGACTTTAAAAGTGTTGAAGGGGACAAAGAGTTAGGTCTTCAATCTTTGCCAGTTGTTTTTGGCATAAAGAAGGCTAGTTGGATTAGTGCCGGCATGATAGATATTTTTCAACTGGTCATGGTTGCCGTACTTATACTAATAGGACAAAAGTTTGCATCAGTATTACTAATTTTACTGATTATTCCACAAATGACTTTTCAAGATATTTGGCTTCTTAGAGATCCTTTAAAATACGATGTCAAGTATCAAGCTAGTGCACAACCTTTTCTAATACTTGGAATGTTGGTTACTGCAATTGCAATTGGGCATAGTCCTCTTATACAGGCCTTGTGA